In Mycetocola zhujimingii, one DNA window encodes the following:
- a CDS encoding DUF3107 domain-containing protein — MEIRIGITNSGRELSFESSQSTAEIEKLIADALDSSKSFFTISDDKGKMYIVPTAGLAYVEIGSEETRRIGFVG, encoded by the coding sequence GTGGAAATCCGTATCGGTATCACCAACAGCGGTCGCGAGCTCAGCTTTGAGTCGTCCCAGTCAACAGCCGAGATCGAGAAGCTCATCGCCGATGCGCTCGACTCGAGCAAGAGCTTCTTCACCATCAGCGACGACAAGGGCAAGATGTACATCGTGCCCACCGCTGGCCTCGCCTATGTCGAAATCGGCAGCGAGGAAACCCGCCGCATCGGTTTCGTCGGATAA
- a CDS encoding ferritin-like fold-containing protein → MVSRFRYSRPRAPLPRLRSRTSHVVKTKVDFAELAPDTSGYLGLVAYLQLGFFQSISMVSAISELAAKETLSTAAGFALSKHQGLVAEIRRRGEDPTEVMAPYVSRVDDFLLLTRGASVNENLLSIYITQGFLDDFFISLSDGLPHDVGARYASLLGADSGTSGIVSLLTDAITVDPKRAHFLAMCGRRLLGDTLLLAQSALVLEGHSESEEARIEPVFTELIATHTRRMDALGLTA, encoded by the coding sequence GTGGTTTCAAGGTTTCGATACTCCCGGCCGCGTGCACCGCTGCCCCGTCTGCGGTCCCGCACGAGCCATGTTGTGAAGACGAAAGTGGACTTCGCGGAACTCGCGCCAGACACCTCCGGCTACCTCGGTCTCGTTGCCTACCTCCAGCTCGGGTTCTTCCAGTCGATCTCCATGGTCTCGGCGATCAGCGAGCTGGCGGCCAAGGAGACCTTGTCAACGGCTGCAGGTTTCGCCCTCTCCAAGCACCAGGGGCTCGTTGCCGAGATCCGTCGACGCGGCGAAGACCCGACAGAGGTCATGGCGCCGTACGTCTCGCGGGTTGATGACTTCCTCCTCCTGACGCGCGGGGCATCCGTCAATGAGAATCTGCTGAGCATCTACATCACACAGGGTTTCCTCGACGATTTCTTCATCAGTCTCTCCGATGGGCTGCCGCACGATGTCGGGGCGAGGTATGCCAGCCTTCTCGGCGCAGACTCCGGGACATCCGGGATTGTGTCGTTGCTGACGGATGCCATCACCGTTGATCCGAAGCGGGCGCACTTCCTTGCAATGTGCGGCAGGCGGCTGCTGGGTGACACCCTCCTGCTCGCTCAGTCCGCCCTCGTTCTTGAGGGACACAGCGAGTCGGAGGAGGCTCGCATCGAGCCCGTCTTCACCGAGCTCATCGCAACGCACACCCGCAGGATGGACGCACTCGGCCTTACAGCCTGA
- a CDS encoding DEAD/DEAH box helicase, translating into MADALAAKGILEPFPIQEQTIPLALDGQDIIGQAKTGTGKTFGFGLPLLQRIGNDPAPGVVALIVVPTRELCVQVTEDIELAAANRPTKIVSIYGGKAYEGQIEQLKAGAQVVVGTPGRLIDLNNQRLLDLSNVREMVLDEADKMLDLGFLADIEKLFSKTPPTRHTMLFSATMPGPIVALARRFMSKPIHIRASDPDEGLTQANIKHLVYRAHNMDKDEVIARILQAEGRGKTVIFTRTKRAAAKLVEELNDRGFNAAAVHGDLGQEQRERAMAAFKAGKKDVLIATDVAARGIDVNDVTHVINHTIPEDEKTYLHRVGRTGRAGKTGIAVTFVDWDDLHKWALINKALDFGQPEPTETYSSSPHLFEDLDIPAGTKGRLRPSTLVAAPPRGPRETGSRDSSNRAPREGGSRDSSRGGRGRTKAAAPAAAGDAPVVAAGTHDGQGHEHHDGNSAPRRRTRTRRRTNRPE; encoded by the coding sequence ATGGCAGACGCCCTCGCGGCGAAGGGCATTCTCGAGCCATTCCCCATCCAGGAACAGACCATCCCCCTCGCACTCGACGGCCAGGACATCATTGGCCAGGCGAAGACGGGAACAGGCAAGACCTTCGGCTTCGGCCTCCCGCTCCTCCAGCGCATCGGCAATGACCCCGCACCGGGCGTCGTAGCTCTCATCGTCGTCCCTACCCGTGAACTCTGCGTGCAGGTGACCGAAGACATCGAGCTCGCGGCCGCTAACCGCCCGACGAAGATCGTCTCGATTTACGGCGGCAAGGCGTACGAGGGTCAGATCGAGCAGCTCAAGGCCGGAGCGCAGGTCGTCGTCGGCACACCGGGTCGGCTCATCGACCTCAACAACCAGCGCCTCCTCGACCTCTCGAACGTCCGCGAAATGGTGCTCGACGAAGCAGACAAGATGCTCGACCTCGGCTTTCTCGCCGACATCGAGAAGCTTTTCTCCAAGACACCGCCGACGCGTCACACCATGCTCTTCTCGGCGACGATGCCAGGTCCGATCGTGGCCCTCGCCCGCCGCTTCATGTCGAAGCCGATCCACATCCGCGCTTCCGACCCCGATGAGGGCCTCACGCAGGCCAACATCAAGCACCTCGTCTACCGTGCCCACAACATGGACAAGGACGAAGTCATCGCCCGCATCCTGCAGGCCGAGGGTCGCGGCAAGACCGTGATCTTCACCCGCACCAAGCGCGCGGCCGCCAAGCTCGTCGAAGAACTCAACGACCGCGGCTTCAACGCCGCCGCCGTGCACGGTGACCTTGGCCAGGAGCAGCGCGAACGCGCCATGGCCGCGTTCAAGGCCGGCAAGAAGGACGTCCTCATCGCAACGGATGTTGCTGCTCGCGGAATCGACGTCAACGACGTCACCCACGTGATCAACCACACCATCCCCGAAGACGAGAAGACCTACCTCCACCGCGTCGGTCGCACCGGCCGCGCCGGGAAGACCGGTATCGCCGTAACCTTCGTCGACTGGGACGACCTGCACAAGTGGGCGCTCATCAACAAGGCGCTGGACTTCGGCCAGCCCGAGCCGACGGAGACCTACTCGTCGAGCCCGCACCTGTTCGAAGACCTCGACATCCCGGCCGGAACCAAGGGCCGCCTGCGTCCGTCGACGCTCGTTGCGGCACCGCCGCGTGGCCCGCGTGAAACCGGTTCGCGTGACTCGTCGAATCGTGCTCCGCGCGAGGGCGGTTCGCGGGATTCCTCGCGTGGCGGACGGGGACGCACCAAGGCTGCCGCTCCCGCTGCTGCCGGTGACGCTCCCGTTGTCGCCGCTGGCACCCACGACGGCCAGGGCCACGAGCACCACGACGGCAACAGCGCACCACGCCGCCGCACACGCACGCGTCGCCGCACCAACCGTCCGGAGTAG
- a CDS encoding PHP domain-containing protein, which yields MSGDMLFRGPSDLHTHSRVSDGTESPSQLVREAAASGLGAVALTDHDSTAGWHEAAGEAQKQNITFIPGMEFSTRVGYKSVHLLAYLFDPTSAELVAETARIRESRLKRAESIVRRIGADYALDWDDVLAQTTPGATVGRPHIADALVARGHVPTRSDAFTGILHPRNGYYMPHYAPDPLRAVSLVRSAGGVPVIAHPATRGRDAMVDEESLRKLVDAGLFGLELEHRENTADGKVRLRELADTFGLVLTGSSDYHGAGKPNRLGENTTPDAVVQAIIDEGTGSQPVYPVASDEKLSG from the coding sequence ATGTCAGGGGATATGTTGTTCCGCGGGCCGAGTGACCTGCACACCCACTCGCGGGTGTCGGACGGTACCGAATCGCCGTCCCAGCTCGTGCGCGAGGCAGCGGCTTCCGGCCTCGGCGCTGTCGCCCTCACCGACCACGACTCAACCGCCGGGTGGCATGAAGCGGCGGGCGAGGCGCAGAAGCAGAACATCACGTTCATCCCCGGCATGGAATTCAGCACCCGGGTTGGCTATAAGAGCGTTCACCTGCTCGCCTACCTCTTCGACCCGACCTCGGCAGAACTCGTTGCAGAGACCGCGCGGATCCGTGAGTCGAGGCTCAAGCGGGCGGAGTCCATTGTCCGCCGCATCGGCGCCGACTACGCGCTGGACTGGGACGACGTGCTCGCCCAGACGACGCCAGGGGCGACGGTCGGACGACCGCACATCGCAGACGCGCTCGTGGCGCGCGGCCACGTGCCGACCCGCAGTGACGCGTTTACCGGCATCCTTCACCCGCGCAACGGCTATTACATGCCCCACTACGCGCCCGATCCGCTCCGCGCCGTTTCGCTCGTGCGGAGTGCGGGAGGAGTGCCGGTGATTGCCCACCCCGCCACCCGGGGGCGTGATGCCATGGTCGACGAAGAGAGCCTCCGCAAACTCGTCGACGCCGGTTTGTTCGGGCTCGAACTGGAGCACCGGGAGAACACCGCTGACGGCAAGGTCCGGTTGCGGGAACTCGCCGACACGTTCGGACTCGTGCTCACGGGCTCGAGCGACTACCACGGTGCGGGAAAACCCAATCGGCTCGGTGAAAACACGACACCGGATGCCGTCGTGCAGGCGATCATCGATGAGGGCACCGGGTCACAGCCCGTCTACCCGGTCGCAAGCGACGAGAAACTCTCCGGCTGA
- a CDS encoding endonuclease/exonuclease/phosphatase family protein, which yields MLKFLGAILTIAIAVLLLVVTWPELFDLQTTWILAQVTSMRSLVTALSVVAIVVFALLTLAKSIRAFAGTIAVLLVLFVAANGVILSDRGFGNTDFAEKTPESITVLSWNTLGDAPGSAAVARLAVESNADVISLPETTQETGIEIAEAMREAGRPMWVHTEWFDQISPARSTTVLVSPDLGDYMKVTSNSERSENTKVLPTVIVEPIDGNGPTIVAAHAVAPIEGQMDNWRDDLNWLADQCASGNVIMAGDFNATIDNMAGLGTAEVAALGNCIDAGTQSGNGAVGTWPSSIPALLGAPIDHVMATPDWSVTGMRVATEADGTGSDHRPIIVQLSPRG from the coding sequence ATGCTCAAGTTTCTCGGCGCGATTCTGACCATCGCGATAGCTGTTCTCCTGCTCGTTGTGACCTGGCCTGAACTGTTCGACCTTCAGACCACCTGGATCCTCGCCCAGGTGACGAGCATGCGCTCACTCGTGACCGCCCTGTCTGTTGTGGCGATTGTCGTGTTCGCCCTTCTTACGCTGGCGAAGTCCATCCGCGCATTCGCGGGGACCATCGCCGTTCTCCTCGTCCTGTTCGTTGCGGCCAATGGCGTCATCCTCTCCGATCGCGGCTTCGGAAACACGGACTTCGCTGAAAAGACTCCTGAATCGATTACCGTGCTCAGCTGGAACACGCTCGGCGATGCTCCTGGCTCCGCCGCGGTCGCGCGTCTGGCCGTCGAATCCAACGCCGACGTGATCTCGCTGCCCGAGACGACACAGGAAACGGGTATCGAGATCGCCGAGGCCATGCGTGAGGCGGGCCGGCCGATGTGGGTGCATACCGAGTGGTTCGACCAGATTTCGCCCGCACGATCGACAACGGTGCTCGTCAGCCCCGACCTCGGCGACTATATGAAGGTCACGAGCAACTCGGAGCGCAGCGAGAACACGAAGGTACTGCCGACGGTCATTGTCGAACCGATCGACGGCAACGGCCCGACGATTGTCGCTGCGCACGCCGTCGCACCCATTGAGGGCCAGATGGACAACTGGCGCGACGATCTGAACTGGCTCGCCGACCAGTGCGCCTCGGGCAACGTGATCATGGCCGGCGACTTCAACGCCACGATCGACAACATGGCCGGTCTCGGCACGGCTGAAGTCGCCGCACTGGGCAACTGTATCGACGCGGGCACGCAGTCGGGTAACGGGGCGGTCGGTACCTGGCCAAGCAGCATCCCCGCCCTCCTCGGCGCTCCGATCGACCACGTCATGGCGACACCCGACTGGAGCGTCACAGGAATGCGGGTTGCCACAGAGGCCGACGGTACGGGCAGCGACCACCGGCCCATCATCGTTCAACTCAGCCCGCGCGGCTGA
- a CDS encoding aminopeptidase P family protein: protein MQNATETIQSATGVAPASEETTSEEPRGTSNRSTTPASTEFQDYIGSNWADRVDVLPEPRAQAPFAAQRRERVSAAFVGKRVVVPAGSLKQRSNDTDYPFRAHSAFVHLTGWGADSEPDSVLVLEPAGSGHEATLYFRERADRSSNEFYANPAIGEFWIGPRPSLAQVAADLGIATAPIDSFQPTDADLTVEQDEELTTFLSELRLVKDSFEIEQIRLAVDATARGFSDVIADFPRITASERGERVVEGVFYTRARLDGNAVGYDTIAASGPHACILHWTRNDGPVVPGDLMLVDAGVEVDTLYTADITRTLPSSGRFTDVQRAVYEAVREAADAAFAIVRPGIVFRDVHAEAMKVIAKHTAAWGMLPGTAEESLEVTKQFHRRYMVHGTSHHLGLDVHDCAAARREMYHDGELKEGMVFTIEPGLYFQPDDLTVPEEFRGIGVRIEDDILVTATGAENLSAAIPRTADEVEDWIAGLNA from the coding sequence ATGCAGAACGCAACAGAAACGATCCAGTCCGCCACCGGTGTTGCCCCGGCAAGCGAAGAGACCACGAGCGAAGAGCCTCGAGGCACCTCCAACCGCTCCACAACGCCGGCATCAACCGAATTCCAGGACTACATCGGATCCAACTGGGCCGACCGCGTCGATGTCCTCCCTGAGCCGCGTGCACAGGCACCGTTCGCAGCACAGCGCCGGGAGCGCGTCTCGGCTGCCTTCGTTGGCAAGCGCGTCGTTGTGCCGGCCGGCTCGCTCAAACAGCGCTCAAACGACACCGACTATCCGTTCCGCGCCCACTCCGCCTTTGTGCATCTCACCGGATGGGGTGCCGACAGCGAACCGGACTCCGTGCTGGTCCTCGAACCCGCAGGGAGCGGCCACGAGGCCACACTGTACTTCCGCGAACGTGCCGACCGCTCGTCGAACGAGTTCTACGCAAACCCCGCCATCGGTGAATTCTGGATCGGCCCACGTCCGTCGCTCGCGCAGGTCGCCGCTGATCTCGGCATCGCCACCGCCCCCATCGACAGCTTCCAGCCGACGGATGCCGACCTCACGGTCGAACAGGACGAGGAACTGACCACTTTCCTGTCCGAACTGCGCCTCGTCAAAGACTCATTCGAGATCGAGCAGATCAGGCTCGCCGTCGACGCGACGGCCCGCGGCTTCAGCGACGTGATCGCTGACTTCCCGAGAATCACCGCGTCGGAGCGCGGTGAGAGGGTCGTCGAGGGCGTGTTCTACACGCGGGCTCGACTCGACGGAAACGCCGTCGGTTACGACACGATTGCGGCATCTGGACCTCACGCCTGCATTCTGCACTGGACGCGCAATGACGGCCCGGTGGTTCCAGGGGACCTCATGCTCGTCGACGCCGGCGTGGAGGTCGACACGCTCTACACCGCCGACATCACCCGCACCCTCCCGTCCAGCGGCCGGTTCACCGACGTGCAGCGCGCGGTCTACGAAGCCGTCCGCGAAGCCGCAGACGCCGCGTTCGCCATCGTGCGCCCCGGCATCGTGTTTCGGGATGTCCACGCCGAAGCCATGAAAGTCATCGCGAAGCACACCGCGGCGTGGGGCATGCTCCCCGGTACCGCCGAAGAATCCCTCGAGGTGACCAAACAGTTCCACCGCCGCTACATGGTGCACGGCACGAGCCACCACCTGGGTCTCGACGTTCACGACTGTGCTGCCGCACGCCGTGAGATGTACCACGACGGTGAGCTCAAGGAGGGCATGGTCTTCACGATCGAGCCTGGACTTTACTTCCAGCCGGACGACCTCACTGTTCCCGAGGAGTTCCGCGGAATCGGAGTGCGGATCGAAGACGACATCCTCGTCACGGCGACGGGCGCGGAGAACCTCTCAGCGGCGATCCCTCGCACCGCGGACGAGGTCGAGGACTGGATCGCCGGTCTCAACGCCTGA
- a CDS encoding general stress protein yields the protein MSNQQQRRGADRYPFESMIPRGETVASFESYREAQNAVDVLAQADFPVKQVSIVGDGLKSVERVTGRLSYGRTAGAGALSGAWLGLFFGLLLIIINPAANLSFVGAAVLIGAAFGMMFSVVSYALNRRRRDFTSIMQVIATSYTVTVDPELANRARNLLESAPTKQ from the coding sequence GTGAGCAATCAGCAGCAGCGCCGAGGCGCAGACCGGTACCCGTTCGAGTCGATGATTCCGCGCGGCGAAACCGTCGCCAGTTTCGAGAGCTACAGGGAAGCGCAAAACGCGGTCGACGTTCTCGCCCAGGCGGATTTCCCCGTCAAGCAGGTGTCGATCGTCGGTGACGGGCTCAAGAGCGTCGAGCGGGTGACCGGCCGTCTCAGCTACGGCCGTACCGCGGGCGCCGGCGCCCTGAGCGGCGCATGGCTCGGCCTGTTCTTCGGGCTCCTGCTCATCATCATCAATCCCGCCGCCAACCTCAGTTTTGTCGGTGCCGCCGTGCTCATCGGTGCGGCGTTCGGCATGATGTTCTCGGTTGTGTCGTACGCGCTCAACAGGAGGCGCCGTGATTTCACCTCGATCATGCAGGTCATCGCGACGAGCTACACGGTGACCGTGGATCCCGAACTGGCGAACCGCGCACGCAACCTGCTCGAGAGCGCTCCGACCAAGCAGTAG
- a CDS encoding magnesium transporter MgtE N-terminal domain-containing protein, with protein MSGSRVFVARLAGCTVFDPAGDRVGKVRDVLVVYRKSDPPRVVGLIVEIPGKRRVFVSIGRVTSIAAGQIITTGLINVRRFEQRGGEVRVIAELLGRKVEFVDGSGEATIEDIAIEEVGPGAWAVSQYFVRRPKLSPSPFAKGTTTFATWREIREKQSGPEGQSAEQLIATYSDLKPADLANTLLDLPQDRMIEVVEELPDDRLADALEEMPETDQVAILTELGDGRAAHVLDQMQPDDAADLIAQLPLDRGEHLLELMEPEEAEDVRMLLAFAPDTAGGLMTTEPVILSADSTVAEALALIRRPELPPALGAAVCVTLPPYEPPTGRYLGIVHFQRMLRYPPHERLGTIMDQSLDPVTAKASAAEVSRILASYDLVSVPVVDDTHRLVGVVTIDDVLDYLLPEDWRSQNDEPVITHKPQGRRATHG; from the coding sequence GTGAGTGGATCGAGAGTTTTCGTCGCCCGGCTTGCCGGCTGCACAGTCTTCGACCCGGCGGGCGACCGCGTGGGCAAAGTGCGCGATGTGCTCGTCGTGTACCGCAAGAGCGACCCGCCACGTGTTGTCGGGCTCATCGTCGAGATCCCCGGCAAACGACGCGTCTTTGTGTCGATCGGCCGCGTCACCTCGATCGCCGCCGGCCAGATCATCACAACGGGTCTCATCAACGTGCGACGGTTCGAACAGCGCGGCGGCGAGGTGCGCGTGATCGCCGAGCTCCTCGGCCGGAAGGTCGAATTCGTCGACGGATCCGGTGAAGCGACCATCGAAGATATCGCCATCGAAGAGGTCGGCCCGGGCGCGTGGGCGGTCAGCCAGTACTTCGTTCGGCGGCCCAAGCTGTCACCCTCTCCCTTTGCCAAGGGCACGACGACGTTCGCGACCTGGCGGGAAATCCGGGAGAAGCAGTCCGGGCCTGAGGGGCAGTCCGCCGAGCAGCTCATCGCCACATACTCAGACCTCAAGCCGGCTGACCTCGCGAATACCCTGCTCGACCTGCCGCAGGACCGGATGATCGAAGTCGTCGAGGAACTTCCGGACGACCGCCTCGCCGACGCGCTCGAGGAGATGCCGGAGACCGACCAGGTCGCCATCCTCACCGAGCTCGGCGACGGCCGCGCGGCCCACGTGCTCGATCAGATGCAGCCGGACGATGCGGCCGACCTCATCGCACAGCTTCCCCTCGACCGCGGCGAACACCTGCTCGAGCTGATGGAGCCCGAAGAGGCCGAGGACGTGCGCATGCTCCTCGCGTTTGCGCCTGACACCGCCGGTGGCCTCATGACCACGGAACCGGTCATCCTGTCCGCCGATTCCACGGTCGCCGAGGCCCTCGCGCTCATCCGGCGCCCCGAACTCCCGCCGGCACTCGGCGCAGCGGTCTGCGTGACCCTCCCGCCGTACGAGCCGCCGACCGGCAGGTACCTCGGCATCGTGCACTTCCAGCGGATGCTGCGTTACCCGCCGCACGAACGGCTCGGCACGATCATGGACCAGAGCCTCGACCCGGTGACGGCGAAGGCTTCGGCGGCCGAAGTCTCCCGGATCCTGGCCAGCTATGACCTCGTGTCGGTTCCCGTCGTCGATGACACGCACAGACTCGTCGGGGTGGTGA